From the Streptomyces sp. NBC_00376 genome, one window contains:
- a CDS encoding non-ribosomal peptide synthetase yields MTAPTAPTQPTQEELRAELLRRRLAGRAGRGAETPVRSAAIPRADRTKPLELSAGQRQLWFLHQLDPQSPEYLLPMAYRLRGPLSPGTLQQAFDSLAARHEILRTRYVLDAADPRQVVDPAGPVDLAVTDRPGLDAAARDAAAVAFTEARAAETFDLAADHPLRVRLLRFAPDDHVLFVVMHHIACDALTRPLLLADLAALHRGEELPELPVQYADYAAWAARRQSGPEADRGLDHWRRELAGVEPLALPTDRPRPAVRTWGGATHGFDVPAATATALRGVARDGDATLFMVLLTAYQTLLGRYTGKRDVSVGTAVSGRTRPELRQMAGYAYNTLVLRARWGADPDFRDVLAANRTTVLDAFDHQETPFDRIADELEPERDLSTTPLFQVMFDLASGEGADGPDLPGITAEPVPAAGAIARFDLTLHLTERADGTLHGSLEYATALFDAATAARIAGHYTRLLAQIAAAPDAPLSTLDPIGPEERALLLDGPATPVGTDHALDATALRPVLETILEQAAATPDATALRHGDTAYTYRRLVEESERHARRLAGLGVGPEDTVAVLLDRSPQLVAALLGIWRAGAAYVPIDPGYPDERIGHMLATTDTRTVLTETRYADRFDGTAVLGTDGDGSASLVADENGPTVLVTDDSAEQAARAAATAALPTGHDLDALAYVIYTSGSTGRPKGVLVTHRGLANYLGWTVQAYAGAGPGGAPLFSSVAFDLGVPDLYAPLMTGRSVDLLPQDFDTADLGALLAAGAPYAFIKLTPGHLDLLQQQLTDEQIKGLAGLVIAAGDSFTARLAERWTTSAGPDGTRLAAEYGPTEITVGNSAYFLDGPVTTELVPIGRAVPHTTMYVLDEHLRPLPVGVPGEVWIGGIGVARGYAGRPDLTAERFVPDPYGPAGARLYRTGDIARVLPDGNLDFVARADHQVKLRGYRIEPGEIESALTADPAVAEAVVLVREDSPGAKELVAYVVPAEGAGPDDLTPAALRARVGETLPSYMVPAAYLTLDALPLTANGKLDRRALPAPGRDATAVGAYVEARDATEGAIAGIWATVLGRDTVGVHDNFFELGGDSIRAVTLVGALREAGWETSVRDIFAHRTVARLRAALGDADGAGPGGTVARFALIGEADRAALPADVTDAYPVSLTQAGMLVEMYGESTENRYHNITSFRIRDELPFDQEAFQRAADLIVERHEVMRTSFALDGYSRPLQLVHAASRMPCVFDDLRHLPAARRELALWEFADRDREELFDLTRAPLMRMAVHLLDDESWWLSITECHPVIEGWSYHSQLMEMLRAYRALRSGAEPEPAPPVPAVRYADFVAGELRSLDDPADREHWRHIVDTYERFSVPAGWQGDDEGDERYRIDIPLGDVEPGLRALATAAEVPYKSVLHAAHSKVLSLLTRAERFRGGMVADARPEEAGAERVSGMYLNSVPFPYERTAATWGELAQQVFAREVELWPHRRYPMPAMRRPGGESHLIDVLFHYLDFHQVDTELIDIMASRDDSPNEFRLVVGTPVRGHLSIASRTRTLSRGRAKRLAALYTAVFADMARTGADGDTRGAYPDAYERGALAAPALPHSDTPTDVLGAFEAQAARTPTAPALSFGSTTHSSTTLSYAALDARAEAVAHRLRALGAGPETRVAVLLDRGPDLVAALLGVWKAGAAQVPVDPCTPDARIAGTDFTLAVTERRHAARLGDVPLVVAEDLTDAPVPARPATVHDPDRLAYVLHTSGSTGTPKGVEISHRSLSHYLHWAVEQYAAAGTGGAPWFTSVGFDLGIPALYAPLMTGQTVRLLPQSYGPGEFGAELLKGAPYSFVGLTPGHLTLLEAQLTDAELGSLAALAVCAGDAYPAAQADRVAARIGSGGMVLAAEYGPTEATVAATALRVLPRHRSAPRPVAAAAGVRAGLQHADTLHAPERPRAPRTLVALGSPLPGVTLRLLDSALRPVPDGIAGEVYLGGDGLARGYAGRPDLTAAAFLPDPYGLPGARLYRTGDLARRLPGGALEFLGRADDQVKIRGHRVEPGEAEAVLAADPSVREALVAAVDAADGGKRLAAWVVPAEGHTVSVPALRDRLRAVVPAAVIPATVTALPALPLGENGKRDRFALVARAATAADAPYVEPRTDTERRLAAVWAEVLGLEQVGVHDDFRDLGGDSLLVPPLLLAARRAGLPLDLATALRHHTVEQLAAALDVRTAHEPAQEG; encoded by the coding sequence GTGACCGCACCCACCGCGCCGACGCAGCCCACGCAGGAGGAGCTGCGCGCCGAGCTCCTGCGCCGCCGCCTCGCCGGGCGCGCCGGGCGAGGCGCCGAAACCCCCGTCCGCAGCGCCGCGATCCCGCGCGCCGACCGTACGAAGCCCCTCGAACTCTCGGCCGGACAGCGCCAGTTGTGGTTCCTGCACCAGCTCGACCCGCAGAGCCCCGAGTACCTGCTGCCGATGGCGTACCGGCTGCGCGGCCCGCTCTCGCCGGGCACTCTCCAGCAGGCCTTCGACTCGCTCGCCGCCCGCCACGAGATCCTGCGCACCCGCTACGTCCTGGACGCGGCCGACCCCCGCCAGGTCGTCGACCCGGCCGGGCCCGTCGACCTCGCCGTCACCGACCGGCCCGGCCTGGACGCCGCCGCCCGCGACGCGGCCGCCGTCGCCTTCACCGAGGCCCGCGCCGCCGAGACCTTCGACCTGGCCGCCGACCACCCGCTGCGGGTACGGCTGCTGCGCTTCGCCCCCGACGACCACGTCCTGTTCGTCGTCATGCACCACATCGCCTGCGACGCGCTGACCCGCCCGCTGCTCCTGGCCGACCTCGCCGCCCTCCACCGGGGCGAGGAACTGCCCGAACTGCCCGTCCAGTACGCCGACTACGCGGCCTGGGCCGCCCGCCGGCAGAGCGGCCCCGAAGCCGACCGCGGCCTCGACCACTGGCGACGGGAGCTCGCCGGCGTCGAACCGCTCGCCCTGCCCACCGACCGGCCCCGCCCCGCCGTACGCACCTGGGGCGGTGCCACGCACGGCTTCGACGTCCCCGCCGCCACTGCCACCGCCCTGCGCGGGGTCGCCCGCGACGGCGACGCCACGCTCTTCATGGTCCTGCTCACCGCCTACCAGACCCTGCTCGGCCGATACACCGGCAAGCGGGACGTCTCGGTCGGCACCGCCGTCTCCGGACGCACCCGCCCCGAACTGCGGCAGATGGCCGGATACGCGTACAACACCCTGGTGCTGCGGGCCCGCTGGGGCGCCGACCCGGACTTCCGGGACGTCCTCGCCGCCAACCGCACCACCGTGCTGGACGCCTTCGACCACCAGGAGACGCCGTTCGACCGGATCGCCGATGAGCTGGAGCCCGAGCGCGACCTGTCCACCACACCGCTCTTCCAGGTCATGTTCGACCTCGCGTCCGGCGAGGGGGCGGACGGACCCGATCTGCCCGGCATCACCGCGGAGCCCGTCCCGGCCGCCGGTGCCATCGCCCGCTTCGACCTCACGCTGCACCTCACCGAACGGGCCGACGGCACCCTGCACGGCAGCCTCGAATACGCCACGGCCCTCTTCGACGCGGCCACCGCCGCCCGGATCGCCGGGCACTACACCCGGCTCCTCGCCCAGATCGCCGCCGCCCCCGACGCCCCGCTCTCCACCCTCGACCCGATCGGCCCCGAGGAGCGCGCCCTGCTCCTCGACGGGCCGGCCACCCCCGTCGGCACCGACCACGCCCTTGACGCCACCGCCCTGCGCCCCGTCCTGGAGACCATCCTGGAACAGGCCGCGGCCACCCCCGACGCCACCGCCCTGCGCCACGGCGACACCGCGTACACCTACCGCCGGCTCGTCGAGGAGTCGGAGCGCCACGCCCGCCGGCTCGCCGGACTCGGCGTCGGACCCGAGGACACCGTCGCCGTCCTCCTGGACCGCTCGCCGCAACTGGTCGCCGCCCTGCTCGGCATCTGGCGCGCGGGCGCCGCGTACGTACCCATCGACCCCGGCTACCCGGACGAGCGCATCGGCCACATGCTGGCCACCACCGACACCAGGACCGTCCTCACCGAGACCCGCTACGCCGACCGCTTCGACGGCACCGCCGTCCTGGGCACCGACGGAGACGGCTCCGCCTCCCTGGTCGCCGACGAGAACGGCCCCACCGTCCTGGTCACCGACGACTCGGCCGAGCAGGCCGCCCGCGCGGCCGCCACCGCTGCCCTGCCCACCGGCCACGACCTCGACGCGCTCGCCTACGTCATCTACACCTCCGGCTCCACCGGCCGCCCCAAGGGCGTCCTCGTCACCCACCGCGGTCTGGCCAACTACCTCGGCTGGACCGTCCAGGCCTACGCGGGCGCCGGCCCCGGCGGCGCCCCGCTGTTCTCGTCGGTCGCCTTCGACCTCGGCGTACCCGACCTGTACGCGCCGCTGATGACCGGCCGGAGCGTCGACCTGCTCCCGCAGGACTTCGACACCGCCGACCTCGGCGCCCTGCTCGCCGCAGGCGCCCCGTACGCCTTCATCAAACTCACCCCGGGCCATCTCGACCTGCTCCAGCAGCAGTTGACGGACGAGCAGATCAAGGGCCTGGCCGGTCTCGTCATTGCCGCCGGGGACTCCTTCACCGCCCGGCTCGCCGAGCGCTGGACGACCTCGGCGGGCCCCGACGGCACCCGCCTCGCCGCCGAGTACGGACCCACCGAGATCACCGTCGGCAACTCCGCGTACTTCCTCGACGGGCCCGTCACCACCGAACTCGTCCCCATCGGCCGCGCCGTCCCGCACACCACCATGTACGTCCTCGACGAGCACCTGCGCCCGCTGCCGGTCGGCGTGCCCGGCGAGGTGTGGATCGGCGGCATCGGTGTCGCCCGGGGCTACGCGGGCCGCCCCGACCTGACCGCCGAGCGCTTCGTGCCCGACCCCTACGGCCCGGCCGGCGCCCGGCTCTACCGCACCGGCGACATCGCCCGCGTACTGCCCGACGGCAACCTCGATTTCGTCGCCCGCGCCGACCACCAGGTCAAACTCCGCGGTTACCGCATAGAGCCCGGCGAGATCGAGTCCGCGCTCACCGCGGACCCGGCCGTCGCCGAAGCCGTCGTCCTGGTCCGCGAGGACAGCCCCGGCGCCAAGGAACTCGTCGCCTACGTCGTCCCCGCCGAAGGCGCCGGCCCCGACGACCTCACCCCGGCCGCGCTGCGCGCCCGCGTCGGCGAGACCCTCCCGTCGTACATGGTGCCCGCCGCCTACCTCACCCTCGACGCCCTGCCGCTGACCGCCAACGGCAAGCTCGACCGGCGCGCGCTGCCCGCCCCGGGCCGCGACGCCACCGCCGTTGGCGCGTACGTCGAGGCCCGCGACGCCACCGAGGGCGCCATCGCCGGGATCTGGGCCACCGTCCTGGGCCGCGACACCGTCGGCGTCCACGACAACTTCTTCGAACTCGGCGGCGACTCCATCCGCGCCGTCACCCTCGTCGGCGCGCTGCGCGAGGCCGGCTGGGAGACCAGCGTCCGCGACATCTTCGCCCACCGCACCGTGGCCCGGCTGCGCGCCGCACTCGGCGACGCCGACGGGGCCGGACCGGGCGGCACCGTCGCCCGGTTCGCCCTCATCGGCGAGGCGGACCGGGCCGCGCTGCCCGCCGACGTCACCGACGCCTACCCCGTCTCGCTCACCCAGGCCGGGATGCTCGTCGAGATGTACGGCGAGAGCACCGAGAACCGCTACCACAACATCACGTCCTTCCGGATCCGCGACGAACTCCCCTTCGACCAGGAGGCGTTCCAGCGGGCAGCCGACCTGATCGTCGAACGCCACGAGGTCATGCGGACCTCCTTCGCCCTCGACGGCTACTCCCGGCCGCTCCAGCTCGTCCACGCCGCCTCGCGGATGCCCTGCGTCTTCGACGACCTGCGCCACCTGCCGGCCGCCCGCCGCGAACTGGCCCTCTGGGAGTTCGCCGACCGCGACCGCGAAGAGCTCTTCGACCTCACCCGCGCACCGCTCATGCGGATGGCCGTCCACCTCCTCGACGACGAGAGCTGGTGGCTTTCCATCACCGAGTGCCACCCCGTCATCGAGGGCTGGAGCTACCACTCCCAGCTGATGGAGATGCTCCGCGCCTACCGCGCGCTGCGCTCCGGCGCCGAGCCCGAGCCCGCACCGCCCGTGCCCGCCGTCCGCTACGCCGACTTCGTCGCCGGCGAACTGCGCTCCCTGGACGACCCGGCCGACCGCGAGCACTGGCGCCACATCGTCGACACCTACGAGCGGTTCAGCGTCCCCGCCGGATGGCAGGGCGACGACGAGGGCGACGAGCGCTACCGCATCGACATCCCGCTCGGCGACGTCGAACCGGGCCTGCGCGCCCTCGCCACCGCCGCCGAGGTCCCCTACAAGAGCGTCCTGCACGCCGCGCACAGCAAGGTCCTCTCGCTGCTCACCCGCGCCGAGCGGTTCCGCGGCGGCATGGTCGCCGACGCGCGCCCCGAGGAGGCGGGCGCCGAACGCGTCTCCGGCATGTACCTCAACTCGGTGCCCTTCCCCTACGAGCGCACCGCCGCGACCTGGGGCGAACTCGCCCAGCAGGTCTTCGCCCGCGAGGTCGAGCTGTGGCCGCACCGCCGCTACCCGATGCCCGCCATGCGCAGACCCGGCGGCGAATCCCACCTCATCGACGTCCTCTTCCACTACCTGGACTTCCACCAGGTCGACACCGAGCTCATCGACATCATGGCCAGCCGCGACGACAGCCCCAACGAGTTCCGGCTCGTCGTCGGCACCCCCGTGCGCGGCCACCTGTCCATCGCCTCCCGCACCCGCACCCTCTCCCGGGGCCGGGCCAAGCGCCTCGCCGCGCTCTACACCGCCGTCTTCGCCGACATGGCGCGCACCGGCGCCGACGGCGACACCCGCGGTGCCTACCCCGACGCGTACGAGCGCGGCGCCCTCGCCGCACCCGCCCTGCCGCACTCCGACACCCCCACCGACGTGCTCGGCGCGTTCGAGGCACAGGCCGCCCGCACCCCGACGGCCCCCGCCCTCTCCTTCGGATCCACCACCCACTCCTCCACCACCCTCTCCTACGCCGCGCTCGACGCCCGCGCCGAGGCCGTCGCCCACCGGCTGCGCGCCCTCGGCGCCGGGCCCGAGACCCGTGTCGCCGTGCTCCTTGACCGGGGCCCCGACCTGGTGGCCGCGCTCCTGGGCGTCTGGAAGGCGGGCGCCGCGCAGGTGCCCGTGGACCCCTGCACCCCCGACGCCCGGATCGCCGGCACCGACTTCACGCTCGCGGTCACCGAACGCCGTCACGCCGCCCGCCTGGGCGACGTCCCGCTCGTGGTCGCCGAGGACCTCACCGACGCCCCCGTACCCGCCCGGCCCGCCACCGTCCACGATCCGGACCGGCTCGCGTACGTCCTGCACACCTCCGGTTCCACCGGCACTCCCAAGGGCGTCGAGATCAGCCACCGCTCCCTCTCCCACTACCTGCACTGGGCGGTCGAGCAGTACGCGGCGGCGGGCACCGGCGGCGCGCCGTGGTTCACCTCCGTCGGCTTCGACCTCGGAATCCCCGCGCTGTACGCACCCCTGATGACCGGGCAGACCGTGCGGCTGCTCCCGCAGTCGTACGGACCGGGGGAGTTCGGCGCCGAACTCCTCAAGGGCGCGCCCTACTCCTTCGTCGGGCTCACCCCCGGCCATCTGACGCTCCTGGAAGCCCAGTTGACCGACGCCGAACTCGGCTCCCTGGCCGCGCTCGCCGTCTGCGCGGGCGACGCCTACCCGGCCGCCCAGGCCGACCGCGTCGCCGCCCGCATCGGGTCCGGCGGCATGGTCCTCGCCGCCGAGTACGGCCCCACCGAGGCCACCGTCGCCGCCACCGCCCTGCGCGTCCTGCCCAGGCACCGCAGCGCACCGCGCCCCGTCGCGGCAGCGGCCGGCGTCCGGGCCGGACTCCAGCACGCCGACACCCTGCACGCCCCCGAACGGCCCCGCGCCCCGCGCACCCTCGTGGCCCTCGGCTCCCCGCTTCCGGGCGTCACCCTGCGGCTCCTGGACAGCGCGCTGCGGCCGGTCCCCGACGGCATCGCCGGTGAGGTGTACCTCGGCGGCGACGGGCTCGCCCGCGGCTACGCCGGACGCCCCGACCTGACCGCCGCCGCGTTCCTGCCCGACCCCTACGGACTGCCGGGCGCCCGCCTCTACCGCACCGGGGACCTGGCCCGCCGGCTCCCCGGCGGCGCCCTGGAGTTCCTCGGCCGCGCCGACGACCAGGTCAAGATCCGGGGACACCGCGTCGAACCCGGCGAGGCCGAGGCCGTGCTCGCCGCCGACCCCTCCGTACGCGAAGCCCTCGTGGCGGCCGTCGACGCCGCCGACGGCGGCAAGCGCCTCGCGGCCTGGGTGGTGCCCGCCGAGGGGCACACCGTCTCCGTGCCCGCCCTGCGCGACCGCCTGCGCGCGGTGGTGCCCGCCGCCGTCATCCCGGCGACCGTCACGGCCCTGCCCGCGCTCCCGCTCGGCGAGAACGGCAAACGCGACCGGTTCGCCCTCGTGGCCCGCGCCGCCACCGCCGCCGACGCCCCCTACGTGGAGCCGCGCACCGACACCGAACGACGGCTCGCCGCCGTCTGGGCCGAGGTGCTCGGCCTCGAACAGGTCGGCGTGCACGACGACTTCAGGGACCTCGGCGGCGACTCCCTGCTCGTACCGCCCCTGCTGCTCGCCGCCCGCAGGGCCGGGCTCCCGCTCGACCTCGCGACCGCGCTGCGCCACCACACGGTGGAGCAACTGGCCGCCGCACTCGACGTCCGTACGGCCCACGAACCGGCCCAGGAAGGCTGA
- a CDS encoding ornithine carbamoyltransferase encodes MRHLISIDDLTDAELRRIVDRGAEFSAGLARRPAPLDGQVVGVYFAKTSTRTRTAFSSGSLRLGGSLIAYGPGDLQLNTGETTEDTGRVLSGMLDVLVARTAGPEAELRGWAQQGTMSVVNAMTAEEHPTQALTDLTTLVRHFGRIDGLRILYAGEGNNTAAALALALTRFPGVHFEVRTPPGYGLGESIAHRARAQAARTGATLVERHDMDGLTGGYDVIYTTRWQTTGTSKPDPDWRNVFAPFRITPALWETSPDAVFMHDLPAHRGEEVVAEVLDGPHSIAFAQATNKMHSAMAVLEFVRTAAKAEEPAKAEEPAESAELGATPSGDRTLVAAR; translated from the coding sequence ATGCGTCATCTGATCTCCATCGACGACCTCACCGACGCGGAGCTGCGGCGGATCGTGGACCGCGGTGCCGAGTTCTCCGCCGGTCTCGCCCGGCGGCCCGCACCGCTGGACGGCCAGGTGGTCGGCGTCTACTTCGCCAAGACCTCCACCCGCACCCGTACCGCCTTCTCCTCCGGCTCGCTGCGGCTGGGCGGCTCCCTCATCGCCTACGGACCCGGCGACCTCCAGCTCAACACCGGCGAGACCACCGAGGACACCGGCCGGGTGCTGTCCGGGATGCTCGACGTCCTCGTCGCCCGGACCGCCGGGCCCGAGGCCGAACTGCGCGGCTGGGCACAGCAGGGGACCATGTCCGTGGTCAACGCCATGACCGCCGAGGAACACCCCACCCAGGCGCTCACCGACCTCACCACACTGGTACGTCACTTCGGCCGCATCGACGGGCTGCGCATCCTGTACGCGGGCGAGGGCAACAACACGGCGGCGGCGCTCGCGCTCGCCCTCACCCGCTTCCCCGGCGTCCACTTCGAGGTCCGCACCCCGCCCGGCTACGGCCTCGGCGAATCCATCGCCCACCGGGCCCGCGCCCAGGCCGCCCGCACCGGCGCCACCCTGGTCGAGCGGCACGACATGGACGGGCTGACTGGCGGCTACGACGTGATCTACACGACCCGCTGGCAGACCACCGGCACCAGCAAGCCCGACCCCGACTGGCGGAACGTCTTCGCCCCGTTCCGGATCACGCCCGCTCTGTGGGAGACCAGCCCGGACGCCGTGTTCATGCACGACCTGCCCGCCCACCGGGGCGAGGAGGTCGTGGCCGAGGTGCTGGACGGACCGCACAGCATCGCCTTCGCCCAGGCCACCAACAAGATGCACAGCGCGATGGCGGTACTGGAGTTCGTCCGCACCGCCGCGAAGGCCGAGGAGCCCGCGAAGGCCGAGGAGCCCGCGGAGTCCGCGGAGCTCGGGGCGACCCCGTCCGGGGACCGCACCCTGGTGGCCGCGCGATGA
- a CDS encoding MFS transporter has translation MRPATDTATDSAPDSVTDPAALPWLLAAEQRDDAVPEETHRTTAQPEPVAEPVTDPEGEAAAPPVPLRRNRDYRLLWGGAGLSLLAGRATAVAYPLAVLWATRSPSDAGLVGTALLLPQLVVQLPGGALVDRWDRRRVMLGTGLGQAVVAGVIAALLLSGHIWLWALLAAAFVEGTLGVLFQLAERAAVPAVVPSEQIGAAMTGNEARTRGAAIAGQPLGSGLVTLGSALPFVAAAAGQLAAVACLFGVRGKLQQDRKDAPRTALAAEVRAGLVWMWRQHFLRAVMAAVAVSNILFQGLNLAVMSGIQSAGGTEFQVGVVLSLSGAGGLVGALSGGRWTERLSMRALVIGGLAVWAVLMVPVAVLRDPYALGAIFALSGYVGGVFNVAGGVYLVRIAPDSMRGRANSLAMLVGGGAMAAGPVAAGFALEGLGPTRTVLGLSLAMALTALAALISPALRRGPFPAAD, from the coding sequence ATGAGACCCGCGACCGATACCGCGACAGACTCCGCGCCCGACTCGGTGACCGACCCGGCGGCACTGCCGTGGCTGCTGGCCGCCGAGCAACGGGACGACGCCGTACCGGAGGAGACGCACCGGACGACCGCGCAACCCGAACCGGTGGCCGAACCGGTGACGGATCCTGAGGGCGAGGCCGCGGCGCCGCCCGTGCCGCTGCGGCGCAACCGTGACTACCGCCTGCTCTGGGGCGGCGCCGGCCTCTCGCTGCTCGCCGGGCGCGCCACCGCCGTCGCGTATCCGCTCGCCGTCCTGTGGGCGACCAGGTCACCCAGCGACGCCGGGCTCGTCGGGACCGCGCTGCTGCTCCCGCAGCTCGTGGTGCAGCTGCCCGGCGGCGCGCTCGTCGACCGCTGGGACCGGCGGCGCGTCATGCTGGGGACCGGACTCGGCCAGGCGGTGGTGGCCGGTGTGATCGCCGCGCTCCTGCTGAGCGGCCACATCTGGCTGTGGGCGCTGCTGGCCGCCGCGTTCGTCGAGGGCACCCTCGGCGTGCTGTTCCAGCTGGCCGAGCGGGCCGCCGTGCCCGCCGTGGTGCCGTCCGAGCAGATCGGCGCCGCGATGACCGGCAACGAGGCCCGTACCCGTGGTGCCGCCATCGCGGGCCAGCCGCTGGGCAGCGGACTGGTCACGCTCGGCTCCGCGCTGCCGTTCGTGGCGGCGGCAGCCGGTCAACTCGCTGCTGTGGCCTGCCTGTTCGGGGTACGTGGGAAGCTTCAGCAGGACCGGAAGGACGCGCCCCGGACGGCGCTCGCCGCCGAGGTCCGCGCCGGTCTCGTCTGGATGTGGCGCCAGCACTTCCTGCGGGCCGTGATGGCCGCCGTCGCCGTCTCCAACATCCTCTTCCAGGGCCTGAACCTGGCGGTGATGTCCGGCATCCAGTCCGCGGGCGGCACCGAGTTCCAGGTGGGCGTCGTGCTCTCGCTCAGCGGGGCGGGCGGCCTGGTCGGGGCGCTCAGCGGCGGGCGGTGGACCGAACGCCTGTCGATGCGTGCCCTGGTGATCGGCGGGCTGGCGGTGTGGGCGGTGCTGATGGTGCCCGTCGCCGTGCTCCGCGACCCCTACGCGCTGGGTGCGATCTTCGCGCTGAGCGGCTACGTGGGCGGTGTGTTCAACGTGGCGGGCGGCGTCTATCTCGTCCGGATCGCACCGGACAGCATGCGGGGCCGGGCCAACTCCCTGGCCATGCTGGTCGGTGGCGGTGCGATGGCCGCCGGCCCGGTCGCGGCCGGCTTCGCCCTGGAGGGCCTCGGCCCGACCCGTACGGTCCTCGGGCTCAGCCTCGCGATGGCCCTGACGGCCCTCGCCGCGCTGATCTCCCCGGCCCTGCGCCGTGGCCCGTTCCCGGCGGCCGACTGA
- a CDS encoding Tat pathway signal sequence domain protein, with the protein MPQNTMDRRGVLRAAAGIAGAAAAVTVAGALPAAAHGRSRSEFPEIPGMVGDRRANEFWYEYDERFYFNPTPELVEAVDVIVKPFGGFTKVDSAWAATRSGGRYPRSFLELIQPNRDAFVLLSDAQRDVYREFYGNDPVGLVRAFQDFGQGVLFDPRRSDGNKVHMMNFTPPDFTHAYHRWHPFLAGFRLLDIDVKWWTHINRLAGVSWELQSIGQPAIDANDNKRLAPRTVRGVTRKWLHRSPDQLDKAFDTYPYPVDLGKF; encoded by the coding sequence ATGCCGCAGAACACCATGGACCGCCGGGGCGTCCTCAGGGCCGCCGCCGGTATCGCCGGGGCGGCGGCCGCGGTGACGGTGGCCGGCGCTCTGCCGGCGGCCGCCCACGGCCGGTCCCGCAGCGAGTTCCCCGAGATCCCGGGCATGGTCGGCGACCGTCGCGCCAACGAGTTCTGGTACGAGTACGACGAGCGCTTCTACTTCAACCCGACGCCCGAACTCGTCGAGGCCGTCGACGTCATCGTCAAGCCGTTCGGCGGCTTCACCAAGGTCGACTCGGCCTGGGCCGCCACCCGCTCCGGCGGACGCTACCCGCGCAGCTTCCTGGAGCTCATCCAGCCCAACCGCGACGCCTTCGTACTGCTCTCCGACGCCCAGCGCGACGTCTACCGCGAGTTCTACGGCAACGACCCGGTGGGACTTGTCCGCGCCTTCCAGGACTTCGGCCAGGGCGTCCTGTTCGACCCGCGCCGCTCGGACGGCAACAAGGTCCACATGATGAACTTCACGCCGCCGGACTTCACCCACGCCTACCACCGCTGGCACCCCTTCCTGGCCGGCTTCCGGCTCCTGGACATCGACGTGAAGTGGTGGACGCACATCAACCGGCTCGCGGGCGTCTCCTGGGAGCTCCAGTCCATCGGCCAGCCGGCCATCGACGCGAACGACAACAAGCGCCTGGCCCCGCGGACCGTGCGCGGTGTCACCCGCAAGTGGCTGCACCGCAGCCCGGACCAGCTCGACAAGGCCTTCGACACCTACCCGTACCCGGTCGACCTGGGCAAGTTCTAG
- a CDS encoding inositol-3-phosphate synthase, whose product MRATTGTSPRIGVWMIGARGSVATAATVGATAIAAGSASCDGCVTDLPPFRDASLPALADLVFGGHDIVSVPLTARAGQLALAGVLPANLLDGVRGALEATDREIRDGSQRPGEPQAEAAARFAADIVSFRERHALEQVVVVNVSSTEPLPDPDPAFLDLTELDEVLATSTDLLPPSSLYAYAAFRAGCAYVNFTPSAGASLPALEQLARACGVPHAGRDGKTGETLVKSALAPMFTQRALRLRSWSGTNLLGGGDGATLQDPEAARSKTESKQRSLEETVGHPVQGQVHIDNVPEMGEWKTAWDHISFEGFLGVRMSMQFTWQGCDSALAAPLVLDLVRLAAHGRRRGESGALTALGFFFKDPAGSREHNLTLQYEALTAWANTPVPAAIGIPR is encoded by the coding sequence ATGCGAGCCACGACCGGAACTTCACCCCGCATCGGCGTCTGGATGATCGGCGCACGAGGCTCGGTCGCCACGGCCGCGACCGTCGGCGCCACCGCGATCGCCGCGGGCAGCGCCTCCTGTGACGGATGCGTGACGGACCTTCCCCCGTTCCGTGACGCATCGCTCCCGGCCCTCGCCGACCTCGTGTTCGGCGGGCACGACATCGTGTCCGTCCCACTGACGGCGAGGGCCGGGCAACTCGCCCTGGCGGGCGTCCTGCCCGCCAACCTCCTCGACGGCGTGCGCGGCGCCCTGGAGGCCACCGACCGCGAGATCCGCGACGGCTCGCAGCGGCCCGGCGAGCCCCAGGCCGAGGCCGCGGCGCGCTTCGCGGCGGACATCGTCTCCTTCCGCGAACGGCACGCCCTGGAACAGGTCGTCGTCGTCAACGTCTCCTCCACCGAGCCGCTGCCCGACCCCGACCCGGCCTTCCTCGACCTCACGGAGCTCGACGAGGTCCTGGCCACCAGCACCGACCTGCTGCCGCCCAGCTCCCTGTACGCGTACGCCGCCTTCCGCGCCGGCTGCGCCTACGTCAACTTCACCCCGTCCGCGGGCGCTTCGCTGCCCGCCCTGGAACAGCTCGCCCGCGCCTGCGGCGTCCCGCACGCCGGGCGCGACGGCAAGACCGGCGAGACCCTCGTCAAGAGCGCGCTCGCCCCGATGTTCACGCAGCGCGCCCTGCGCCTGCGCTCCTGGTCCGGCACCAACCTGCTCGGCGGCGGCGACGGCGCCACCCTCCAGGACCCCGAGGCCGCCCGCAGCAAGACCGAGTCCAAGCAGCGCAGCCTGGAGGAGACCGTCGGCCACCCCGTCCAGGGCCAGGTCCACATCGACAACGTCCCCGAGATGGGGGAGTGGAAGACCGCCTGGGACCACATCTCCTTCGAGGGTTTCCTCGGCGTCCGGATGTCCATGCAGTTCACCTGGCAGGGCTGCGACTCCGCCCTCGCCGCCCCGCTCGTCCTCGACCTCGTACGGCTGGCCGCCCACGGCCGCCGCCGCGGGGAATCCGGGGCGCTCACCGCGCTCGGCTTCTTCTTCAAGGACCCGGCCGGCTCCCGCGAGCACAACCTCACCCTCCAGTACGAGGCCCTGACCGCCTGGGCGAACACCCCGGTCCCGGCCGCGATCGGCATCCCGCGATGA